The Tigriopus californicus strain San Diego chromosome 10, Tcal_SD_v2.1, whole genome shotgun sequence region AGAATAACGTTGAAGTCGAGGAAGGAGCTCCATCTATGGGAGCCAAATCGTTGTGCATCCCATTTAAACCGTTAAAGACTTTGAGCAAAAACGCTTCTTGCGTTAAGCTCGGATGCTCAAAGCCGGCCCAATTCTACACGCTCTTTGGTCGAAGCTATTAAATGGTTCATGTGACGGTGTAGTGTTCTTCATCGTTACACGTCTGATCGCAAGTTATCTATATAAAAATACAAACGTTTAAAACCCTAAACTGAGTCTAAGTCCATACATAGGAACTCCATAACCTTAGCTGAATTACCTCCGTACATTCTATAGCTTAAGTCCGGAAAATTTAGTCAGTAGCTTGGTTTAATAATGCGCTGGGCTTTGATGTAGCAGGCAGTTTCAGCTCTTTCGATTCCAATGATTCCTCTTCAGTTTTTATGGGCTTGTCGTCAGACTCAGCCTTTTTGAGCATCTTCCCCAGCATCGATTGGGCCGAGTCTTTAGCCGCCTTGCGCTTCAATTTAAACTTCTTTTCTACGTCCTGAGCCATTTCCGTTAGTTTCTCGGCCGCTGGGCCATCTTGCGTCCATTCGATAAACGTCTCGGGATTGGCAACGGCCAACTGCATGGCCACCGGGTCAACCGTAGGCTGATAATCAGGCACGGGTAGGGTCAGCTCGGTCATGAGCAGTTTCATGACTTCGTCCACGTAACCCCTAATAATGAGATCGGCCTTTTTGTCGTGTTTGGTGGGTTGGAGGTTAATGATGACCAGCTTGCCCGTGGAATGGAACTTGGGGGCGTACGTAGGCAGATTCCCGGCCGGAATGATCTGGAGGGTGGAGCCCATGACAATACTGAGGTGCGCCAAGGTGGAATGGGCCAAGGACAAGTCAAGATCGTGCTCGGGCAATTCGGCTTCCCAATCTAGCACGAAATCGGCCAATTTCCCGCGACACCGCCGGCCATTGGGGCGGGGTGCTGGGCAGGAGCGACTGGCATCGACCTTCTGTCCTACGGTGGCGGCGGGCTGGGCGCGCACAAATTGGCGTTGGCAAACGGTACATTGATCCACAAACATGTTGCCATGGAGCTCGGCTAAATGCCGCCGACTTAAGCTGGACCGCATATGGAGCCCATCGATATTCTGGCTAATCACGAATTGAACACGCTGAGCTTGGGTTAGCACGGCAAGCGCCCGATGGGTAAAGGTGGGTGTGGCGCTATCCCAGTCCAGGCTAGGCGGGGGTGGACGGCCTTGACGCTCGAGCGTCCACACGCCCTGGGGCCCACGGAAATCGGGAATCCCAGCCGCCGTGCTAATACCCGCCCCGGTGTGGACCACGGTATGGGGACTGTCCCGGATCCACTGGGCCAGGATCTCAACCTGGGCGCGGATCTTGTCGGGTTGGTCGAATTGTTCGGGCAGGCCTAGTTTACCCTTGTTGTCGTAGGGCGAGAGGCCCTCGGCGTAACTGCACGACATGGCACGAGACTTACGAGGGCCGACGAAGAACGCAACCAAGGAACACGGACAGTTTCCAGATTGGATTTCCACTCCGTTGTCAAAGCTCGATCAAATGCAATCAGATGATGTGAGAGACAGTTGGGGACAAGTGTTGTTATTGATGAGTGATGACGGGCAAGCCCAAAACAACCAACAGGCTCACTTACCACTCAGCAGAGTGACCAATTGCTACATGGGCCTGAAACCAATGAATTCCGTTCAACCTTCAAAAGCTAAAGCACCAGAGTGTAATGGAAGTTTCGAactacattttatttttgaaatcgaAAAGTGTGCATGAGATCAAGGAAATCTTTAGGATGGAACGGAAGGTTGATGGTTTTGGTCGCCCTCAATAAACGGAAAACACGGTCCCCGCAGtttgtaatttcttttccagggtgttgagggatctcttggtgacatacatgatgacAAGTCGGGTGTGTCTCAGGGATCAAATTTAAgcccttttcttttcatcatcttcactgCTCCACTTCAGGAGCTAAGTGCAGTAACgtagtatctcttcctatgctgatgtatggctgatgatacaaaactagtttctggtaggaatggtcagaattccggttgtctagtagaggtcctagaccaaatctactcttgggttagTGAGAGTAAttttcggacatttaggcaagcgttggtaccagcaaacaaacttgcctgccaatgccagtgatacacaattggcgtttcaaactgattctaacgaagctgacctttcctcatatagcaatgtgaaagaagggtcagctgCTTGTAAACGTGACTGAAGCCCAAAAcatgcatcactgacactggtaccagcaaacaaacgaacctgccagagcttgcctaaacgttcCCATGGCACTGAATTCCGCTCATTGACATTTGGGACGCCGGCATTACACAttccactattagatgatgaaggcaaggTATTCAGCACGTCTCATCCATGatggatttaggtgtagtcctctaagataatggaaagttcggtgagcatatccagttgaaagttagcaaagcttttcaaacaggtggttggatatatcgcacgtttaagtccagagatagtatcacgatgctaactttgtacaagtcgattgttcagccacatcttgaatatgcttcacccatttgggctccaatgagttcaacaggtttgcaaaaggtcgagcaggtccaaagatgcttcacCAGGTACATTGAATTCAATGAAGGGATGAGAGAGTTATCGTACTGAGAGaaactagaaaagttgggactgtacagtattcaaagaaggtacgaaaggtacttgatattgtacatttcaaaagtatgcatgagctttgtcccaaccctggtttagggtcaattatagtgaACGCAGAGGCTTAACATACATACgtcttgagagcacctccaaacCTTTGAGATTCCAGGctaattagaacaatgaagtccacctgtcttctttcttgggctccttcattgttcaatttgctgccctcaaatattcctaGAGAGTATCtaggtgttgatccaataacaggatttaagtcagactgggACACGTTTCTGACTAAAATTCATGATCAACCCtgtattcaagggttagcctgatccgccaactctacGTAATTcgttttgaactgctgggattccgaTCCCAGTGGCGGTAAGGAAATCCGCAAAAGAGTAGAAAAAATTGCAGTTCATTACATTTGAAGGTTGTGTAGTTGAAAATGCTCCTGCTGCATAAATCCTTATCTTTGCCAATCGACATGTGACTTTTTAGGGGGTCAAAATTTCAGAAAGATGTTATCTATGAAACAGAAAGATGCATTTtttaatattgttttttttttacaaatgttTCTTCCAGTTTTTCAAGGTGGAAATGCGATTTTATATCAAGACAGCAAATTCAGCCAGGAAACCCACTAACATAACAGAAGACTTAAGACGTTGCAAATATCAATTGCTTGAGTCATAGAGGTTTcaattaaactttttttccaacttaAATTTCCAATTGCCGTCAgatacctcggtaggctttgatctcattaagcAACAGGACTAAAACGGTGATTTAGGCCTTaacttggatcggttttcaccctccatcctttcagCGAGGCTACTGGTGATCATTTCCAACCGttatgctccagttttcacttattAAGATGCTTATGATTTAAGATTATTGCTtaagtaggaacttgcccaagtaggaacttgcccaagtaggaacttgcccaagtaggaacttgcccaagtaggaacttgcccaagtaggaacttgcccaaataggaacttgcccaagtaggaacttgccccaacttgggtttgcaCACaaacacttgaggggaaaatggtgtggccaaacttgagcGAGAAATTTTATGCCAGGGCAAATTAAGTCAGCttatacaggaaaagcaataatgtgcagCAACACTGACGCAGgcacgtggctttggttcaatgcttggtttgtttctggcaatctgactttcacaatgaacaaaaaatccaCGTTTTCCTGAGCTGACTCGTTGGGCCCCCTTCTTTAGCAGTGAATCTTttcttgggttaagcttgcccaagttctagtgcttggccaagctttgcttataaacaagtagaacttgggtgtctgtgatgacttgctacttgctcTTTTCCCATCAGCAattaaaacacctttcattaactgtcaaggagtgcttggatgtttctggcaaccactgacatcaaatatattttggaattttacccGAATTCCCCTGTGGTCAATCATCACGATTCAGGAATAGGGTACATTGCCTTAAGGTTGAGCAGCAACTGCCTGTTCATTCCACAAATAGGTCTATATTGTTCTAATCAATTCTTGGCCCAGAAGATAGACGGACGTCCTTAAAATGGTAGCATTCTTCTTACATTCAGCAATGGGCAAAATAAATATGGTTACACCCGGCGTGGAAGTAGCATCGGGTAGAGACACTACTAATGATGCGAGTCGGGATTTGTCATAGCGTCATCGTGAGACCTAGAGGGCTCTATGGTGCATCCAGTAAGAACGAACATCAACTGATCACAACATGAACAACAAAGAGCACGTCGATTCGTTTGTCTAGCAACTTGTCTAGCACCGTCTCATCCTGTGTCCTTTGGCCAGCCTAGGCGAGCCCATGCCGAGCCTAACAGTCAGAGGTCACAGAGGGTTCAAAACTAAACCTTCACCGGGCGAGTAAGGGACGAGCCCTTTGGTTGGTTCGGCGGTTCGCCCTGATCTGGATTGAGTGTTTGACATCTTCGTGATCCGCCTCATCCCTTTCACGCCCAGCCTCACCATGGCTCAACCAGCCGTGGCTCGAGCCCCTTGGGTCCAGATGGCCTGGCAGGCATCGCTCCAAACCGACTCTCAACCCGTTCAATCTCAACCCAAAGCCTTATCAACAGATACGACGACCTCCTCTTCACCATCCCCATCCCCTTCCCCTCCCACTCCAAGTCCCCCTCGACCCCTTGAAGCCCCGACCCCGGCCAGGCGGGCCTCAACGCCCAACACCGATCCCCAAGTGACCGATCGATCGGCTCCCTCCAGCCTCACCCCTCTTTCCGGAGGACCTCGCGAAATCTACCTCTTACTCGACCATCTGACCTCCACCTACTTGAACCCGGCCAAACGTGAGGCCGCCGCCCAGGCCTTGGCTCAAGCAGCTTTGCCCAAGGACGATTGGACCATTCATCGATGGCTCATCTCTCGCCGGGAACCCGGACCCTATCCGGATTTGTGGCGATCTGGCCATTCGGCCTGGACCGCTTGGGATGGACACTTACATTCCACCCGCACGTTGACCGCTATTTTGGCGTTAATAGTCCGCTGTTTGGCGCGTTTGCACCGATCACCTCGTACTTGGCGCCTAAGTCTGGGATCACTTCCCACGACGGTCGAGCTATTGAGCGGTCTCTTGCGTTTGGCTGATCCTGCAGAATCCGCCTGCGGTCGATATCCGGGCACGATGGTGAGGCCAGTGAGTCAGCTTCTTCTGGATAAGTCACTCCATGAGCACTTAGTTGGATCCATTTACCCCACGGGCTGTCCAACTACGGGGCGGTCCTCGTTCGAGCAAGACGTTCTTGATGGGGCGGGTTCCCTCCCGTTCGATTCGCTCTACGGTCAGAAGTTTGATCAACTCGTTGGTGGGGTCGATATCATGGACTATGAATCTCAAGCCACGTTGTCCTCGACATTGTTGGCGGAGTACCCGGAGTCGACTCAGCCCGCCACGCTGAGTGCTTCGACTCGTTCAGTCACCAAGCAATCGTGCGATGTGTTGGTGTTGGACTTCTATGAATCCGGATATGCGCTAGTGGTCAAAATGACTTTGGCCGAATTCTCGAAGAAATTGCTCATTATGgatgagaaattggcccaaaCTGCGGTCCATTCTAACGAGGCGTCGGTCAAACCCACGGTTGGCCAGGACGTAATTGTGAAAGCGCAAGACGCGCAATTTGAAAACCGGTTTCGTCTCAATAATCAGTATTTCCGCGGGGTCATTATTAACGTGATCAAGAATCAGTACCGGGTGTTTCTGTACGATTTAGGTGTAGTAGCTCGAATCAACGTCAACATGCCCACCATGGAACCTCTCCCGTCGTCTTTAAGCCCGTTAAAATTGTCACCTCTGTGCAAATATCTACGTATCCTTGGTAAGAACAGAAGTGGCTCTTTGTAACCAGATTGGAGTGACAAGTTAATctaattttcaaacaaaaacatcTTTCAGGCATTGCTCCGCGAATCCGTCTACCTGTGCAGGATCATGCCGCTCAAGTATTGAAATATGCTGCCAGTCATTTCAACTCCGAGATATTCAACCGTATTGAAAACTTTCCACAGATGTTGGAGAATTTGACCTACAGTCAAAGGAAAGAATCGATGGATGCTGCGTGGGCTCTCCATCACGCCTACTTCAAAGGCATCCACCTGAATTTGCATAACTTGACCGATAAAGACTTTCGTGACAacgaaaaagatcaaaagctCTGTGCTCTGATTGGCAAAGAACTTAGTCAAGGCCATGTCAGTATGGA contains the following coding sequences:
- the LOC131889702 gene encoding NAD-dependent protein deacetylase Sirt6-like; this encodes MSCSYAEGLSPYDNKGKLGLPEQFDQPDKIRAQVEILAQWIRDSPHTVVHTGAGISTAAGIPDFRGPQGVWTLERQGRPPPPSLDWDSATPTFTHRALAVLTQAQRVQFVISQNIDGLHMRSSLSRRHLAELHGNMFVDQCTVCQRQFVRAQPAATVGQKVDASRSCPAPRPNGRRCRGKLADFVLDWEAELPEHDLDLSLAHSTLAHLSIVMGSTLQIIPAGNLPTYAPKFHSTGKLVIINLQPTKHDKKADLIIRGYVDEVMKLLMTELTLPVPDYQPTVDPVAMQLAVANPETFIEWTQDGPAAEKLTEMAQDVEKKFKLKRKAAKDSAQSMLGKMLKKAESDDKPIKTEEESLESKELKLPATSKPSALLNQATD
- the LOC131888047 gene encoding uncharacterized protein LOC131888047, whose protein sequence is MAQPAVARAPWVQMAWQASLQTDSQPVQSQPKALSTDTTTSSSPSPSPSPPTPSPPRPLEAPTPARRASTPNTDPQVTDRSAPSSLTPLSGGPREIYLLLDHLTSTYLNPAKREAAAQALAQAALPKDDWTIHRWLISRREPGPYPDLWRSGHSAWTAWDGHLHSTRTLTAILALIVRCLARLHRSPRTWRLSLGSLPTTVELLSGLLRLADPAESACGRYPGTMVRPVSQLLLDKSLHEHLVGSIYPTGCPTTGRSSFEQDVLDGAGSLPFDSLYGQKFDQLVGGVDIMDYESQATLSSTLLAEYPESTQPATLSASTRSVTKQSCDVLVLDFYESGYALVVKMTLAEFSKKLLIMDEKLAQTAVHSNEASVKPTVGQDVIVKAQDAQFENRFRLNNQYFRGVIINVIKNQYRVFLYDLGVVARINVNMPTMEPLPSSLSPLKLSPLCKYLRILGIAPRIRLPVQDHAAQVLKYAASHFNSEIFNRIENFPQMLENLTYSQRKESMDAAWALHHAYFKGIHLNLHNLTDKDFRDNEKDQKLCALIGKELSQGHVSMDCLSTLFYCLDLMQSQRFQETWTIAKLSKSLSDLPPKLTKADEQRLVQKLIEMYKEGNLHQKRERVKMAIKDAQEKKSRDQRHLKSNYRSSDQVNVQKHSKKRYSDSLDDSNKVTRPLRSLSYNALKDCDNQISSPLEKEVNSLPKNRVTTLEEEMRRESEMDYFHGSLFKAFNRNVVFLGGRRAQDVDFHAISQHIVAFLNVHIRGVIFLGIEKGCKPNVGNITGLQMNRRERDEFRIFMDNLQLQGHIKPKLHPDSIQVTFNAVRHESRNYKSDTSRFVIKIEVKENKSKTSFYSYRNCFYVIVNRQIKEACVDELRELFLTSINLSEKSSGK